Proteins encoded within one genomic window of Desulfuromonadales bacterium:
- a CDS encoding adenine phosphoribosyltransferase translates to MEDLKGIIRDIPDFPKKGIVFKDITTLLSDAKSFHRMIDLIAHRYLGLKIDQVVGVEARGFILGSALAYKLGTGITLVRKPGKLPYKTRRKTYELEYGTDTLEIHEDAFKPAARVIVADDLLATGGTMAAVVDLVQELGAEVVECAFMAELEFLHGRKRLPDGKVFSLLKF, encoded by the coding sequence GTGGAAGATTTGAAGGGCATTATCCGGGATATCCCCGATTTTCCGAAGAAAGGCATCGTTTTCAAGGACATCACGACCTTGTTGTCCGATGCGAAGAGCTTTCACCGCATGATCGATCTCATCGCCCACCGTTACCTTGGGCTGAAGATCGACCAGGTGGTGGGGGTCGAGGCGCGCGGATTCATCCTCGGCTCGGCATTGGCGTACAAACTTGGCACGGGGATTACCCTGGTCCGCAAGCCCGGCAAGCTTCCCTACAAGACCCGGCGCAAGACCTACGAGCTCGAGTACGGCACCGACACGCTCGAGATTCACGAAGATGCCTTCAAGCCCGCCGCCAGAGTCATCGTTGCGGATGACCTGCTCGCCACCGGGGGTACCATGGCGGCCGTGGTGGATCTGGTCCAGGAACTGGGCGCCGAGGTGGTCGAATGTGCCTTCATGGCCGAACTCGAATTCCTGCACGGCCGCAAGCGTTTGCCCGACGGGAAGGTTTTCAGTCTCCTCAAGTTTTAG